From a single Solenopsis invicta isolate M01_SB chromosome 4, UNIL_Sinv_3.0, whole genome shotgun sequence genomic region:
- the LOC113005264 gene encoding general transcription factor IIH subunit 5 isoform X2 produces MVNVTKGILVECDAAMKQFLLHLDETSALGRKFIIQDLDERHLFISADILETLQTKVDDLMDQISFPLAEKGI; encoded by the exons ATGGTAAATGTGACAAAGGGCATTTTAGTCGAATG CGATGCGGCTATGAAACAGTTTCTCCTACATTTGGACGAAACGTCTGCCCTcggaagaaaatttataattcaagaTTTGGATGAgagacatttatttatatctgcCGATATATTGGAAACTTTGCAAACAAAAGTGGATGATTTGATGGATCAGATATCATTTCCACTAGCAGAAAAGggtatataa
- the LOC105203004 gene encoding meiotic nuclear division protein 1 homolog, translating to MSKKKGVSLDEKRVRMLQIFYEKKEFFTLKELEKIAPKEKNIIIQAVKDVLQALVDDGLVRSEKIGTSTYFWRFPGENITATERRIANMSKKIVEAEFNLEKLKKEIQKEKELKNDTEEKRTILKEVEQLRKEEQEIKKQISKFSSVDPEVVAEMVEKVQRYKDVANIWTDNIFSLQSWCKNKFGISEQALNKQFNIPEDLDYKE from the exons ATGTCCAAGAAAAAAGGAGTATCTCTCGACGAGAAGCGTGTGAGGatgttgcaaatattttacgagaagaaagaatttttCACGTTAAAGGAACTCGAAAAGATCGCGCCAAAGGAAAAGAACATCATCATACAAGCTGTCAAGGATGTGTTACAAGCTTTAGTGGACGATGGTTTGGTACGATCAGAGAAAATTGGTACTTCAACATATTTTTGGAGATTTCCAGG AGAAAATATTACTGCAACAGAGCGCAGAATAGCTAATATGAGCAAAAAGATAGTAGAGGCAGAATTTAATCTTGAGAAACTGAAGAAAGAGATACAGAAAGAGAAG gaattaaaaaatgatacagaAGAGAAAAGAACAATATTGAAGGAGGTAGAACAACTGCGGAAAGAAGAACAAGAAATAAagaagcaaatttcaaaattcagtAGTGTCGATCCAGAAGTAGTTGCAGAAATGGTTGAAAAAGTGCAG AGATACAAAGATGTGGCGAACATATGGACAGACAACATATTTTCTCTACAGAGCTGGTGCAAAAATAAATTCGGCATTTCAGAGCAGGCTCTCAACAAACAATTCAACATTCCCGAGGATTTGGATTACAAAGAATGA
- the LOC113005264 gene encoding general transcription factor IIH subunit 5 isoform X1: protein MEYYIKKKEYYIKSDAAMKQFLLHLDETSALGRKFIIQDLDERHLFISADILETLQTKVDDLMDQISFPLAEKGI, encoded by the exons atggaatattatataaaaaaaaaggagtatTACATAAAAAG CGATGCGGCTATGAAACAGTTTCTCCTACATTTGGACGAAACGTCTGCCCTcggaagaaaatttataattcaagaTTTGGATGAgagacatttatttatatctgcCGATATATTGGAAACTTTGCAAACAAAAGTGGATGATTTGATGGATCAGATATCATTTCCACTAGCAGAAAAGggtatataa
- the LOC105203003 gene encoding zinc finger HIT domain-containing protein 1: MARESGRIKDACQKRILDDAARKRRQKKALEALEQDNFHDDPHADLVMSKKVPKFQETLDNRSGSRKKKTRSAEYYKQRFRKTFAQLVEEDLNVNPNPPNYACAQVPPSRLPERHFCAVCGFPSNYTCIPCGARYCCVKCLGTHLDTRCMKWTV, translated from the exons atggcTCGAGAATCTGGTAGAATAAAAGACGCGTGTCAAAAGAGAATTCTCGACGATGCTGCGCGTAAGCGTAGACAAAAAAAGGCATTGGAAGCATTGGAGCAAGACAATTTTCACGATGATCCACACGCCGACTTAG TGATGAGCAAGAAAGTACCAAAATTCCAAGAGACGCTAGACAACAGAAGTGGcagtagaaaaaagaaaactcgCTCCGCGGAATATTATAAACAACGTTTTCGCAAGACTTTTGCTCAGCTCGTTGAGGAAGATCTCAATGTGAATCCTAATCCACCAAATTACGCCTGCGCTCAGGTACCGCCGTCCCGTTTACCCGAGAGACATTTTTGTGCGGTGTGCGGTTTTCCTAGTAATTACACATGTATACCTTGTGGTGCCAGATATTGCTGTGTCAAGTGTCTAGGCACTCATCTTGATACAAGATGTATGAAATGGacagtttaa